In one Planctomycetota bacterium genomic region, the following are encoded:
- a CDS encoding bifunctional oligoribonuclease/PAP phosphatase NrnA, whose protein sequence is MQNAEWESVNNYKTVISKILGVVKKHRRFLITGHARPDGDCLGSELAIARMLTRMGKSAHVINYGSISRELFFMPGVKQVRFYRKGDRLPDDIEVAFVIDSGGLSRLEELEPAVRRMLAAKSKPFLINIDHHPSNGDFGDINWVNAKSSSVGEMIYLLIKQSGVKMDKDIATNLYVSLDTDTGHFCFETTTPMSHQIAADLIEKGVKVRDIYRKIYEDKTIGEMRLFVECLRQTKLAFNGRIAWSVLTRQMYRKFGATPTDSQNYLSTIRAIEGVKVALLFKETEQNPLSIKVSIRTDRPIDADGLVKALGGGGHHRAAGVTMKPPVQQACRQLIKHIAGLIKS, encoded by the coding sequence ATGCAGAATGCGGAGTGGGAATCAGTGAATAATTATAAAACTGTTATAAGCAAGATTCTGGGCGTGGTAAAGAAGCACCGGCGGTTCCTGATTACCGGGCATGCCCGGCCGGACGGCGATTGCCTGGGTTCGGAACTGGCTATCGCCCGGATGCTTACCCGGATGGGCAAATCAGCGCATGTAATTAATTACGGTTCGATCTCCCGGGAATTATTCTTTATGCCCGGGGTAAAGCAGGTCAGGTTCTATCGCAAAGGCGATAGGTTACCGGATGATATAGAGGTTGCTTTTGTCATTGATTCCGGGGGCTTAAGCCGGCTGGAGGAACTGGAACCGGCTGTCCGCCGGATGCTGGCAGCAAAGAGCAAGCCCTTCCTGATTAACATTGACCACCATCCCTCCAACGGAGATTTCGGGGACATTAACTGGGTTAACGCGAAAAGTTCTTCGGTAGGCGAGATGATATATTTGCTGATTAAACAGAGCGGCGTAAAGATGGACAAGGATATCGCCACCAATCTCTATGTTTCGCTGGATACCGATACCGGGCATTTCTGTTTTGAGACCACCACGCCGATGAGCCATCAGATAGCCGCCGACCTGATAGAAAAAGGCGTTAAGGTTCGGGATATTTACCGGAAGATTTACGAGGACAAGACCATCGGCGAGATGAGATTGTTTGTTGAATGCCTGAGACAAACCAAGCTGGCGTTTAACGGCCGAATTGCCTGGAGCGTGCTGACCCGGCAGATGTACCGGAAATTCGGAGCCACGCCGACCGATTCCCAGAACTATCTGTCTACCATCAGGGCCATCGAGGGCGTCAAGGTGGCTCTGCTGTTCAAGGAAACCGAGCAGAATCCGCTGTCCATCAAGGTGAGCATCCGGACGGACCGTCCGATAGATGCGGATGGATTGGTTAAGGCGCTGGGCGGCGGCGGCCATCACCGGGCGGCCGGCGTGACCATGAAGCCGCCGGTGCAGCAGGCGTGCCGGCAACTGATTAAACATATAGCCGGGCTGATAAAAAGTTAG
- a CDS encoding ABC transporter permease, translating into MNILFTSMAKDFFSSIGRHLVLLGDTARSYRYIGKRKSAILAEVERGVFGSFPVVMIVGVFTGMVLAFQSGKELADYGQESSIGALVAVTMCREMGPVMTAYILAGLIGSTIAAELGTMKVSEEVDALSVMSVDPVNYLALPRIIALAIISPILTIYTNIIGILGGAVIGRLKLEISFPFYFRRAMESLEMIDIYSGLFKAFIFGLTIAIVGCVQGLNAENGAAGVGKSTMKSVVISFVSILILDFLLTWMFY; encoded by the coding sequence ATGAATATTCTTTTTACCAGCATGGCCAAGGACTTTTTCTCGAGTATCGGCCGGCATCTGGTCCTGCTGGGCGATACGGCCAGGTCATACCGTTACATCGGCAAGCGGAAGTCCGCCATCCTGGCCGAGGTAGAGCGGGGCGTCTTCGGTTCGTTCCCGGTGGTGATGATAGTCGGCGTCTTTACCGGCATGGTCCTGGCGTTCCAGTCCGGCAAGGAGCTGGCTGATTACGGGCAGGAGTCGTCTATCGGCGCGCTGGTGGCGGTGACCATGTGCCGCGAGATGGGACCGGTCATGACGGCCTATATCCTGGCCGGATTGATCGGCTCGACCATTGCCGCGGAACTGGGCACCATGAAGGTCTCCGAAGAAGTGGATGCACTGTCGGTCATGTCTGTTGACCCGGTTAATTACCTGGCCCTGCCCCGGATTATTGCATTGGCCATCATCAGCCCGATTCTGACCATTTACACCAATATCATCGGCATATTGGGCGGGGCAGTGATTGGAAGACTGAAACTGGAGATTAGTTTTCCGTTTTATTTCCGCCGGGCCATGGAAAGCCTGGAGATGATTGATATTTACAGCGGGTTATTCAAGGCATTCATATTCGGGCTGACCATCGCGATAGTCGGCTGCGTCCAGGGGCTGAATGCCGAGAACGGCGCGGCCGGCGTGGGCAAGTCCACCATGAAATCCGTGGTTATCTCCTTCGTCTCAATATTGATATTGGATTTCCTGCTGACCTGGATGTTTTACTAA
- the pilM gene encoding pilus assembly protein PilM: MKSAWGFDISKSSLKAVRLELSEDGVEITDFDVIDYGPSPSRDEATFEQDFRLAFNTFRSRHKLRGEAIVVSPPFHNVFNRFVNLPSVSGERLHEIVKYEAQQHLPFNIEEVIWSYQKIERAYQPGEEIEVVFFAVKRDLIEQFLGLVTNSGLRVDAIQFAPVALYNYIMADYAALGTGKNFVILDIGTNNTNLVLVEGNKFWIRNIPIVGNDITKAIQQKLEIPFEEAERMKVSTTSKESPEAGKIFAATQNILKDLASEIHRSIGFYKSLASGRSVNFDKIILMGNASKTIYFEEFVSQRLQIATVKLSGLGKLELADEVNKTEFSFKLQGLGVATGLALQGLDKSVNKINLLPPEVLQRRAVLRRKPFVAAIAAVLILIPLLLHLSAQGELNRLTKANEQIREVLDKSEKISKNYKKLKEEGDKIKQLTDFTSVGWQRDIWIKILNNLNKLGVFAQPNIAPPKGYVEKGSEADGKYVKEQEQNKIWVLEVKMSRIGKPDDKAVSPAGGFVNMEIICGLTARRKADGEFDPVSSQSFIKDQLVKPLLAEFNIPESASMVNMIGSHPVNELKTDQEIKETERVSEEPRYYRFQVNLQIPVAK, translated from the coding sequence ATGAAAAGCGCATGGGGATTTGATATCAGCAAGTCGTCTCTCAAGGCGGTCCGGCTGGAATTGTCCGAGGACGGCGTAGAGATAACCGATTTTGACGTGATTGACTACGGTCCTTCGCCCAGCCGTGATGAGGCCACCTTTGAGCAGGATTTCCGCCTGGCTTTTAATACCTTCCGGAGCCGTCATAAGCTGAGGGGCGAGGCCATCGTGGTTTCGCCGCCTTTCCACAATGTTTTTAACCGGTTCGTCAATCTTCCGTCGGTCAGCGGCGAGCGCCTGCATGAAATAGTCAAATACGAGGCCCAGCAGCACCTGCCGTTTAATATTGAAGAAGTTATCTGGTCGTACCAGAAGATAGAGCGCGCTTACCAGCCCGGCGAGGAGATAGAAGTGGTTTTCTTCGCGGTCAAGCGTGACTTGATCGAGCAATTCCTGGGGCTGGTGACCAACAGCGGCCTGCGGGTGGACGCCATCCAGTTTGCGCCGGTGGCGCTCTACAATTATATCATGGCCGATTACGCCGCGCTCGGGACCGGAAAGAATTTCGTCATCCTGGACATCGGCACCAATAACACCAACCTGGTTCTGGTTGAGGGCAATAAATTCTGGATTCGGAACATACCGATTGTCGGCAACGACATCACCAAGGCCATCCAGCAGAAACTGGAGATTCCCTTTGAAGAGGCCGAGCGGATGAAGGTCAGCACGACCTCCAAGGAATCACCCGAGGCGGGCAAGATATTTGCCGCCACCCAAAACATCCTCAAGGATCTGGCCAGCGAGATTCACCGTTCCATCGGATTCTATAAGAGCCTGGCCAGCGGCCGCTCGGTCAATTTTGACAAGATAATCCTGATGGGCAATGCTTCCAAGACCATCTATTTCGAGGAATTCGTTTCCCAGCGCCTCCAGATTGCCACGGTGAAATTGTCCGGATTGGGCAAACTGGAGCTGGCTGACGAGGTGAATAAAACTGAGTTCTCATTTAAGTTGCAGGGTTTGGGAGTGGCGACGGGACTGGCCTTGCAGGGACTGGATAAGTCGGTCAACAAGATAAACCTTCTGCCGCCTGAGGTTCTGCAACGCCGGGCCGTTTTGCGCCGCAAGCCGTTTGTGGCGGCCATTGCGGCGGTTCTTATCCTGATTCCGTTGCTACTGCATCTTTCAGCCCAAGGTGAACTGAACCGCTTGACTAAAGCCAACGAGCAGATTAGGGAAGTGCTTGATAAAAGCGAAAAAATAAGCAAGAACTATAAAAAGCTAAAAGAGGAAGGCGATAAGATAAAGCAGTTGACTGATTTTACTTCGGTCGGCTGGCAGAGGGATATCTGGATAAAGATATTGAACAATCTCAATAAGTTGGGCGTATTTGCCCAGCCCAATATCGCGCCGCCCAAGGGGTATGTCGAAAAGGGCAGCGAAGCTGATGGGAAATACGTCAAGGAACAGGAACAGAATAAGATATGGGTATTGGAAGTAAAGATGTCCAGGATTGGCAAGCCGGATGACAAGGCGGTCAGCCCGGCAGGGGGGTTTGTCAATATGGAGATTATCTGCGGATTAACGGCCCGGCGCAAGGCCGACGGCGAATTTGACCCGGTCAGCTCCCAGTCGTTTATTAAAGACCAACTGGTCAAGCCGCTGTTAGCCGAGTTTAATATACCGGAGTCAGCTTCCATGGTGAATATGATTGGCAGCCATCCGGTAAACGAATTGAAAACCGACCAGGAAATAAAGGAAACAGAGCGCGTTTCCGAAGAGCCCAGGTATTACCGTTTCCAGGTGAATCTCCAGATTCCGGTGGCAAAATAA
- the mtaB gene encoding tRNA (N(6)-L-threonylcarbamoyladenosine(37)-C(2))-methylthiotransferase MtaB encodes MLNCVSIGCKVNQAEMAEIKDGPALAPKLSGLRCDSARTGWVNVCVLNTCAVTATAEAKSRKLIRRLIRQNPNSRLIVTGCLAQAKPEEVKRLIRKDDVVIGNKDKVRIPEMVLQLKNPASGCGVNSRTEKLKNSSLVLESFSHSVCAERRTRAFVKIQDGCNNFCSYCIVPFLRSEMWSKPLNTVDKEIRELVNKGYQEVVLTGINLGKYDDLTGLLKRLLKIKELKRLRLSSIELEDVSDELIDLIAENPVICPHLHIPLQSGSDRILKLMKRHYTSGDFIKRINLLKRRIANPAITTDIIVGFPSETDDDFRQTLAVCKEVGFSKIHIFPFSPRQGTAAFGMTDNVKSDIIKKRFNILNNLASELSLKYKQLFINKEVEVLTEDSNEGFTDRYIKVSIKPSGEIKPNQIVKVKITGIKPDWVSGIRSAECRMRSGNQ; translated from the coding sequence ATGCTTAATTGTGTTAGTATAGGTTGCAAGGTCAATCAGGCGGAGATGGCGGAGATAAAGGACGGCCCAGCCCTGGCCCCGAAATTATCGGGACTTCGTTGCGACTCCGCACGCACGGGCTGGGTGAATGTCTGCGTGTTGAATACCTGCGCTGTGACTGCCACGGCTGAGGCCAAGTCCCGCAAACTTATCCGCCGGCTCATTCGTCAGAATCCCAATTCCCGGCTGATTGTTACCGGATGCCTGGCCCAGGCCAAGCCGGAGGAGGTTAAACGGTTGATACGGAAAGATGATGTGGTGATTGGTAATAAAGATAAAGTACGCATACCGGAGATGGTTTTGCAACTTAAGAACCCCGCATCAGGGTGCGGGGTAAACTCCAGAACTGAAAAACTAAAGAACAGTTCTTTAGTTCTTGAGTCCTTTAGTCATTCAGTGTGCGCCGAAAGGCGCACCAGGGCTTTTGTAAAGATTCAGGATGGGTGTAATAATTTCTGTTCATATTGCATCGTGCCGTTCCTGCGTTCGGAAATGTGGTCCAAGCCGCTAAATACAGTTGATAAGGAGATAAGGGAATTGGTTAATAAGGGTTATCAGGAAGTAGTTCTGACCGGGATTAACTTAGGCAAGTATGATGATTTAACGGGGTTGCTAAAGAGATTGCTCAAGATTAAAGAACTTAAGCGGCTTCGGCTGAGTTCCATTGAGTTAGAGGATGTCAGCGATGAGCTGATTGATTTGATAGCCGAAAATCCCGTTATTTGTCCGCATCTGCATATCCCGTTGCAGAGCGGGAGCGACCGAATTCTTAAATTAATGAAGCGGCATTATACTTCCGGGGATTTTATAAAGCGGATTAATCTGCTCAAGCGCCGGATAGCGAATCCGGCTATTACCACGGATATAATAGTAGGATTCCCAAGCGAAACCGATGATGATTTCCGGCAGACCCTGGCGGTCTGCAAGGAGGTAGGTTTCAGCAAGATACACATATTCCCGTTCAGTCCGCGTCAGGGTACGGCGGCTTTTGGGATGACGGATAATGTCAAGTCCGATATAATAAAAAAGCGTTTTAATATTCTCAATAATCTTGCCAGCGAATTATCTTTAAAGTATAAACAACTCTTTATCAATAAAGAGGTTGAGGTCCTGACCGAAGATTCAAATGAAGGTTTTACTGACAGGTATATTAAAGTCAGTATCAAACCAAGCGGAGAGATAAAGCCCAACCAGATAGTTAAGGTTAAGATAACCGGAATTAAACCGGATTGGGTGAGCGGAATTCGGAGTGCGGAATGCAGAATGCGGAGTGGGAATCAGTGA
- a CDS encoding fibronectin type III domain-containing protein, whose amino-acid sequence MKLSNIKQFIASYPERIIFGVCAIIFLVVLIGYFTGGKDNETVSSAIRESDELKKVITLNELAALGKVECLKKIKGNWEEIQQPTEGKAWLMYRPPVITVEFTRESTFIIEKKANLPPAAKSVITDTNRPDEITLTWDGNMSSTAQIKGYRIYRRAQGEKDFAAIAEIPAVTSTESSYTHVDKGLKPESEYSYYFTALSEEPEVIKPESEKSGELKATTLKDYKIEFKSVDEKNNRVWTKIDKYLNGKWDKKEGFVIKGEKIDMDKFVTGCTLKDFQADMKEEIVAGNTMKVAIFKVIYIDKSIEYIKEVKK is encoded by the coding sequence ATGAAATTATCAAACATAAAACAATTTATTGCCAGCTATCCTGAGCGGATAATATTCGGCGTCTGCGCCATTATATTTCTGGTGGTGCTTATCGGGTATTTTACCGGAGGGAAAGATAATGAAACGGTTTCTTCGGCAATCCGGGAATCAGACGAGCTGAAAAAGGTTATTACCCTGAATGAGTTGGCCGCATTGGGGAAAGTAGAATGCCTGAAGAAGATAAAAGGTAACTGGGAGGAGATTCAGCAGCCGACCGAAGGCAAGGCCTGGCTGATGTATCGTCCGCCGGTAATAACCGTCGAGTTTACAAGAGAAAGCACTTTTATTATTGAGAAGAAAGCCAATCTGCCCCCGGCAGCTAAGAGCGTTATTACCGACACTAACAGGCCGGATGAGATTACCCTGACCTGGGACGGGAATATGAGCTCCACGGCCCAGATTAAGGGTTACAGGATTTACCGCCGGGCCCAGGGCGAAAAGGATTTTGCGGCAATCGCAGAGATTCCGGCTGTGACTTCCACGGAAAGCAGTTATACCCATGTTGATAAGGGATTGAAACCGGAATCCGAATATTCTTATTATTTTACGGCCTTATCTGAGGAGCCGGAGGTTATAAAACCGGAAAGCGAGAAGAGCGGAGAATTGAAGGCGACTACGTTGAAAGATTACAAGATTGAATTTAAGTCAGTAGACGAGAAAAACAACCGGGTTTGGACTAAGATTGATAAATATCTAAATGGGAAATGGGATAAAAAAGAGGGCTTTGTGATTAAAGGCGAGAAAATAGATATGGATAAATTTGTTACCGGATGCACTTTGAAGGATTTCCAGGCCGATATGAAAGAAGAAATAGTTGCCGGTAATACCATGAAGGTGGCAATATTTAAGGTTATTTATATTGACAAAAGCATAGAGTATATTAAAGAAGTTAAGAAATAG
- the nadD gene encoding nicotinate (nicotinamide) nucleotide adenylyltransferase, giving the protein MKKIIIFGGTFNPIHNGHLRMARVLRSKFRPDKILFIPCHIPYHKNYQGLADPKHRLAMARLAIAGMPGLATSDMDIKRGGRTFSIDTVKALKRKYKAGTELYFVIGADSLIDLSRWYKIKELSRLCRFITIARTGFDSGKLIKGLPFPKDVIDEMKRLYQSSPRINISSTRIRANIRAGKPIKSLVPRAVESYIRNYGLYK; this is encoded by the coding sequence ATGAAGAAGATAATCATATTCGGCGGGACGTTTAACCCGATACATAATGGACATCTGCGCATGGCCCGGGTACTCCGGAGTAAATTCAGGCCCGATAAAATTCTTTTTATTCCCTGCCACATCCCGTATCACAAGAATTATCAGGGATTGGCTGATCCGAAACACCGGCTGGCGATGGCTCGACTGGCTATTGCCGGAATGCCCGGCTTAGCGACCTCGGATATGGATATAAAAAGGGGCGGACGGACATTTTCCATTGATACCGTTAAGGCGCTGAAGCGGAAATACAAAGCCGGGACGGAATTATATTTCGTCATCGGTGCTGATTCGCTGATTGACCTGTCGCGCTGGTATAAGATAAAAGAACTGAGCCGGCTGTGCAGGTTTATCACCATAGCCCGGACCGGGTTTGATTCCGGCAAACTAATCAAGGGATTGCCGTTTCCGAAGGATGTGATTGATGAAATGAAGCGGTTATATCAGTCAAGCCCGAGGATAAATATTTCCTCAACCCGGATCAGGGCCAATATCAGGGCCGGAAAACCGATAAAATCTCTTGTCCCCAGGGCAGTGGAGAGTTATATTAGAAACTACGGTTTATATAAGTAA
- the ispD gene encoding 2-C-methyl-D-erythritol 4-phosphate cytidylyltransferase, which translates to MKDISVIIVAAGESKRMGMGIRKPYLTLKGKPVLRHSIDVFRGISAVKEIIIAVNPRDTQITENIIRRFKEVRTVAGGARRVDSVFNALMATDNQSRMVLVHDAARPFVSRRDVLRLINQVRRSGAAILAVPVKDTIKRTKELKNLIIKETVTPRESLWAAQTPQGFRRDWLVRAYQDRGVNVTDDASLVERMGLPVRIVRGSEANIKITTKADIRGK; encoded by the coding sequence ATGAAAGATATTTCCGTAATTATCGTAGCCGCCGGTGAGAGCAAGCGGATGGGTATGGGAATCCGAAAGCCATATCTGACGCTTAAAGGAAAACCGGTGCTGCGTCATAGTATTGATGTCTTCAGGGGTATCTCGGCTGTAAAAGAGATCATTATTGCCGTAAATCCCAGAGATACCCAGATAACGGAAAATATTATCAGGAGGTTTAAGGAGGTAAGAACGGTGGCCGGCGGGGCGCGCAGGGTTGATTCGGTATTTAACGCCCTGATGGCGACCGATAACCAGAGCCGGATGGTCCTGGTGCACGACGCGGCCCGTCCTTTTGTCAGCCGCCGGGATGTGCTAAGATTGATTAACCAGGTGCGCCGGAGCGGAGCGGCCATATTGGCTGTGCCGGTAAAAGACACTATAAAGAGGACGAAAGAACTAAAGAACCTTATTATAAAAGAAACCGTAACACCGAGGGAATCATTATGGGCGGCGCAGACGCCACAGGGATTCAGGCGGGATTGGTTGGTCAGGGCCTATCAGGACAGGGGAGTTAATGTGACGGATGACGCGTCCCTGGTGGAGAGAATGGGATTGCCGGTACGCATTGTCCGCGGGTCGGAAGCCAATATCAAGATTACGACTAAGGCGGATATACGTGGTAAGTAG
- a CDS encoding TIGR03960 family B12-binding radical SAM protein: MSNNLWPQIESILLQITNPSQYTGGEFNSVTKDHNSVDVRIALAFPDKYQIGMSHWGLQVLYGLVNSRTDALAERAFAPQLDMEQMMRAKGIPLFTLESHTAVKDFDIFALSLQYELVYTNVLNMLDLAGIPLERTKRDDSHPLVIAGGPSVFNPEPMADFIDIFVIGDGEEVLVKIVDEFKKCKAEKLGRTETIKRLAQNVPSVYAPALHEVTYNSDQTIKAITPFAVIPKATVANLDEAFYPIAPIVPFGDAIHNRINLEIMRGCPHSCRFCVSSVIKSPLRFRSVFKLLELAERIYRNTGYDEISLLSLSSGDHPDIDELILRLTSRFKSKRVGLSLPSLRVDERLMNLPAVLNAVRKSGFTMAPEAGTDKLRAIISKDIKDKDLYEAVRAAYKNGWRLVKLYFMVGLPGETMDDIKAIANMIRQASQIGREFHKQPGNINVTISPFVPKPHTPFQWAGMDSIETLRAKQAFLRDQLRSRHIKVKFHPPERSFIESIFSRGDRRLGRLLINAFKQGCKFDAWDEHFEFSKWLKAIEQSQKELEGFSQRSVSEVPMDIGKFYAIRKRDISEVLPWDMIDGGLSKEHLKQDMASVTQAVGAPISE, from the coding sequence ATGTCTAACAATCTCTGGCCTCAAATTGAATCCATCCTTCTCCAGATTACCAATCCATCCCAATACACCGGCGGGGAGTTTAATAGCGTAACCAAGGACCACAATTCGGTTGATGTCAGGATAGCCCTGGCATTTCCGGATAAATACCAAATCGGAATGTCGCACTGGGGCCTGCAGGTGCTCTACGGGCTGGTTAACAGCCGGACCGATGCCCTGGCCGAGCGCGCCTTTGCACCGCAACTGGATATGGAGCAGATGATGCGGGCCAAAGGCATACCGCTGTTCACATTGGAGAGCCACACGGCGGTCAAGGATTTTGATATCTTCGCGCTCTCGCTCCAGTATGAACTGGTCTATACCAATGTCCTGAATATGCTCGACCTGGCCGGGATTCCTCTGGAGCGGACTAAACGTGATGACTCGCATCCGCTGGTTATTGCCGGCGGTCCGTCTGTATTCAACCCTGAGCCGATGGCGGATTTCATTGATATATTCGTAATCGGCGATGGCGAAGAGGTACTGGTTAAGATAGTAGATGAGTTCAAGAAGTGCAAGGCGGAAAAACTCGGGCGCACGGAGACAATTAAGCGTTTGGCGCAGAATGTGCCGTCTGTATATGCGCCGGCATTGCATGAAGTCACATACAATTCTGACCAAACCATAAAAGCCATAACACCGTTTGCGGTTATTCCCAAAGCCACGGTGGCAAACCTGGATGAGGCGTTTTATCCGATTGCGCCGATTGTCCCGTTCGGAGACGCCATCCATAACCGCATCAATCTGGAGATAATGCGGGGCTGTCCGCATTCCTGCCGGTTTTGCGTCTCCAGCGTGATTAAATCGCCTTTGCGCTTTCGTTCGGTCTTCAAACTCCTGGAACTGGCCGAGCGGATATACCGTAACACCGGCTATGATGAAATCTCCCTGTTGTCGCTGTCCAGCGGCGACCATCCGGATATAGACGAACTAATCCTGCGCCTGACCAGCCGGTTCAAGAGCAAGCGGGTGGGGCTGTCCCTGCCGTCCCTGCGGGTGGATGAGCGGTTGATGAATTTACCAGCGGTCTTGAATGCGGTGCGCAAATCAGGGTTTACCATGGCGCCCGAGGCCGGGACCGACAAACTGCGCGCCATTATTAGCAAGGACATCAAGGACAAAGACCTTTATGAAGCGGTCCGGGCGGCATATAAAAACGGCTGGCGGCTGGTGAAACTATATTTTATGGTCGGACTGCCCGGCGAGACCATGGACGATATCAAGGCCATTGCCAATATGATACGGCAGGCATCGCAAATCGGCCGGGAATTCCATAAACAACCGGGTAATATTAATGTAACGATTTCGCCATTTGTGCCCAAGCCCCACACGCCGTTCCAGTGGGCCGGGATGGACAGCATAGAAACCCTGCGGGCAAAGCAGGCATTTCTCAGAGACCAATTAAGGTCCAGGCATATCAAGGTCAAGTTCCATCCGCCGGAACGCAGTTTTATTGAATCAATCTTCTCGCGCGGTGACCGGCGATTAGGCCGATTGCTTATCAATGCCTTTAAGCAGGGGTGCAAGTTTGACGCCTGGGACGAGCACTTTGAATTCTCCAAATGGCTCAAGGCGATAGAACAAAGCCAAAAAGAACTGGAGGGATTTAGCCAGCGGAGCGTGAGCGAAGTCCCGATGGATATCGGGAAATTCTATGCCATTCGCAAGAGAGACATTTCAGAGGTCTTGCCCTGGGATATGATAGATGGCGGACTGAGCAAGGAGCATCTCAAACAAGATATGGCTTCTGTGACCCAGGCCGTTGGTGCGCCGATATCTGAATAG